Proteins from a single region of Mumia flava:
- a CDS encoding ArsA family ATPase, which translates to MTPAVETVPRIVVFTGKGGVGKTTSAAAVAVASARRGRRTLVLSTDAAHSLADTLDVAAGPEPAQVSDHLWVQLVDTQRRMEQSAAQLRSTLRALLDGAGVDPLAAEEITVLPGADEVLVLLELRAQAASGRWDVVVVDAAPTAETLRLLALPEALGWYAERLSPLEERVTRMAVPALARATGLGPIGPGVLDAVRALCRDLAEVRALLTGPSGSVRLVLTPERVVVAESRRALTTLSLFGYAVDGVVANRVFGEDGADGWRAGWARAQRGVLDEVIASFAPLSVWQTGFAAAEPVGMDALAAVAEDTYGRDDPLARATGEPALQVQRHEDHVDVALALPFAARGDVSVARHGDELIVTVGSWRRLIALPALLGRYDVARARIADGRVVVRFAARERSEVARDTDVAPRSQPVRPPGRAGTRAPSR; encoded by the coding sequence GTGACGCCGGCCGTGGAGACCGTCCCGCGGATCGTCGTCTTCACCGGCAAGGGCGGCGTCGGAAAGACGACGTCCGCCGCCGCCGTGGCGGTCGCGTCCGCTCGCCGGGGCCGGCGCACCCTGGTCCTCTCCACCGATGCCGCCCACTCGCTGGCCGACACGCTCGACGTCGCGGCCGGCCCCGAGCCGGCGCAGGTCTCCGACCACCTGTGGGTGCAGCTCGTCGACACCCAGCGGCGGATGGAGCAGTCGGCCGCGCAGCTCCGGTCGACGCTGCGTGCGCTGCTCGACGGTGCCGGCGTGGACCCGCTGGCCGCCGAGGAGATCACCGTGCTGCCCGGCGCCGACGAGGTCCTCGTCCTGCTCGAGCTGCGCGCCCAGGCCGCGTCCGGGCGGTGGGACGTCGTCGTCGTGGACGCGGCACCGACGGCCGAGACGCTGCGCCTCCTCGCGCTGCCCGAGGCGCTCGGCTGGTACGCCGAGCGGCTGTCCCCGCTGGAGGAGCGCGTGACCCGCATGGCCGTCCCCGCGCTCGCGCGGGCGACCGGGCTCGGTCCGATCGGTCCGGGCGTCCTCGACGCCGTCCGGGCCCTGTGCCGGGACCTCGCCGAGGTGCGGGCGTTGCTGACCGGCCCGTCCGGCTCGGTGCGTCTCGTGCTCACGCCCGAGCGCGTGGTCGTGGCCGAGTCCCGCCGCGCGCTGACGACGCTGTCGTTGTTCGGGTACGCCGTCGACGGCGTCGTGGCCAACCGCGTCTTCGGTGAGGACGGGGCCGACGGGTGGAGGGCGGGCTGGGCGCGGGCACAGCGTGGCGTGCTCGACGAGGTGATCGCATCGTTCGCGCCGCTGTCGGTCTGGCAGACCGGGTTCGCGGCCGCCGAGCCGGTCGGCATGGACGCCTTGGCGGCGGTGGCCGAGGACACCTACGGCCGCGACGACCCGCTGGCGCGAGCAACCGGGGAGCCCGCTCTGCAGGTGCAGCGCCACGAGGACCACGTCGACGTGGCGCTGGCGCTCCCGTTCGCAGCCCGCGGTGACGTGTCCGTCGCGCGGCACGGCGACGAGCTGATCGTCACCGTGGGCTCGTGGAGACGTCTGATCGCCCTGCCCGCGCTCCTCGGCCGCTACGACGTCGCGCGAGCGCGGATCGCCGACGGGCGGGTCGTCGTCCGCTTCGCCGCGCGCGAACGGTCCGAGGTCGCACGCGATACCGACGTCGCGCCCCGGTCGCAGCCGGTCCGGCCCCCCGGGCGTGCGGGCACCCGGGCCCCGTCTCGATAG
- a CDS encoding SRPBCC family protein, with amino-acid sequence MTNQTTSDIVIDASPSQIMSVIADFDSYPEWATGVKQCDVVEPGPDGRATKVAFVLDASPIRDSYTLAYTWAEDHVEWAIDEPGSMLKAMDGAYVVEELPDGSARVTYRLAVEVGIPLLGMLRRKAEKVIIDTALKGLKKRVESTSS; translated from the coding sequence ATGACCAACCAGACGACGAGTGACATCGTGATCGACGCGTCGCCGTCGCAGATCATGTCCGTCATCGCCGACTTCGACTCGTATCCCGAGTGGGCCACCGGGGTGAAGCAGTGCGACGTCGTCGAGCCCGGTCCCGACGGTCGTGCCACCAAGGTCGCGTTCGTCCTGGACGCGTCGCCGATCCGCGACAGCTACACGCTCGCCTACACGTGGGCCGAGGACCACGTGGAGTGGGCGATCGACGAGCCCGGGTCGATGCTCAAGGCGATGGACGGCGCGTACGTCGTGGAGGAGCTGCCCGACGGGTCGGCACGCGTGACGTACCGGCTGGCGGTCGAGGTCGGGATCCCGCTGCTCGGGATGCTGCGGCGCAAAGCCGAGAAGGTCATCATCGACACCGCGCTCAAGGGCCTGAAGAAGCGGGTGGAGTCGACCTCGTCGTGA
- a CDS encoding polyketide cyclase / dehydrase and lipid transport: protein MPLVDVVDQTYVAVGPERLRARLCDEVALAAVLGPGLAVRCFEDRGRRGKRWRLSGALDGTAEVWLEELAEGTVVHVFVQADPSRSPRSARARRRVEERYHQALSRWVTSVRDELDGSRPVGAAPVPRAGRAAPAPASGTGPERDSVAARSERAGGLDDQPDDE from the coding sequence ATGCCTCTCGTCGATGTGGTCGATCAGACATACGTCGCCGTCGGCCCGGAGAGGTTGCGCGCGCGGCTCTGCGACGAGGTCGCCCTCGCGGCCGTCCTCGGCCCGGGACTCGCCGTGCGCTGCTTCGAGGACCGAGGTCGGCGCGGCAAGCGCTGGCGCCTGTCGGGCGCGCTCGACGGCACCGCCGAGGTGTGGCTCGAGGAGCTGGCGGAGGGGACGGTGGTCCATGTGTTCGTCCAGGCGGACCCGTCACGCTCACCGCGGTCCGCTCGGGCGCGCCGACGGGTCGAGGAGCGCTACCACCAGGCGCTGTCGCGCTGGGTGACGTCGGTCCGTGACGAGCTCGACGGGTCGCGGCCGGTCGGGGCGGCACCGGTGCCGCGAGCCGGACGCGCCGCGCCTGCTCCCGCGTCCGGGACAGGGCCGGAGCGCGATAGTGTCGCTGCACGCAGCGAGCGAGCAGGAGGACTCGATGACCAACCAGACGACGAGTGA
- a CDS encoding AMP-dependent synthetase/ligase has product MRTYATPTTYRVPPSGSITDDVVARVDEDPQRVAFLRRTEDGWTDVTIARFRDEVEALARGFVAAGVGHGDRVGLLARTRYEWSVVDYALWWIGAVVVPIYESSAPEQIAWVLSDAEAVGCVVESAALEARVTQVRDQVPTVQQIWTMDDGGLEDLVERGSSVDPGTVRSRREAVAPDDFATLVYTSGTTGRPKGAELTHANFMYELGAAIDTLPELFDRDDATTLLFLPLAHVFARIIEVGAIRAGVRLAHTPDVKNLLEELGEVRPTFILAVPRVFEKVYNGASQKAHASGRGKVFDVATRTAISVSRARQSGRRPGAMLRARHALFDRLVYGKLRDAMGGRVDYAISGGAPLGERLAHFFSGIGLDVIEGYGLTETTAALSATTPDGLKIGTVGRPFPGTAVRVADDGELLFRGPQVFRGYWKAPEATAEVLDPDGWFHTGDLGEIDDEGFVSITGRKKEVIVTAGGKNVIPAVLEDAVRAHPLVGQVLVVGDGKPFVGALVTLDHEAVPGWLEQHGHDPDTPVARLTTDDEVIASVQAAVDEANTHVSRAESIRKFRILPGEWTEDSGHVTPTLKLKRNIVLRDHRDDVEALYT; this is encoded by the coding sequence GTGCGCACCTACGCGACCCCCACGACCTATCGGGTCCCGCCGTCGGGAAGCATCACCGACGACGTCGTCGCCCGGGTCGACGAGGACCCGCAACGGGTCGCCTTCCTGCGGCGCACCGAAGACGGGTGGACCGACGTCACGATCGCGCGGTTCCGTGACGAGGTCGAGGCGCTCGCACGCGGCTTCGTCGCAGCCGGTGTCGGCCACGGCGACCGCGTCGGGCTGCTCGCGCGCACACGCTACGAGTGGAGCGTCGTCGACTACGCGCTGTGGTGGATCGGTGCCGTCGTCGTCCCGATCTACGAGTCCTCCGCCCCGGAGCAGATCGCGTGGGTCCTCAGCGACGCCGAGGCGGTCGGGTGCGTCGTCGAGTCCGCCGCGCTCGAGGCGCGCGTCACCCAGGTGCGTGACCAGGTCCCCACCGTGCAGCAGATCTGGACGATGGACGACGGAGGACTCGAGGACCTCGTCGAGCGCGGGTCGTCGGTCGACCCCGGCACCGTCCGCAGCCGGCGGGAGGCGGTCGCCCCCGACGACTTCGCGACGCTGGTCTACACCTCGGGGACGACCGGCCGCCCGAAGGGCGCGGAGCTGACCCACGCGAACTTCATGTACGAGCTCGGCGCGGCGATCGACACGCTGCCCGAGCTGTTCGACCGCGACGACGCCACCACCCTGCTGTTCCTGCCGCTCGCCCACGTCTTCGCGCGGATCATCGAGGTCGGTGCGATCCGCGCCGGAGTCCGGCTGGCGCACACGCCCGACGTCAAGAACCTGCTCGAGGAGCTCGGGGAGGTCCGGCCGACCTTCATCCTCGCGGTGCCGCGCGTGTTCGAGAAGGTCTACAACGGAGCGAGCCAGAAGGCGCACGCCTCCGGACGGGGCAAGGTCTTCGACGTCGCGACCAGGACCGCCATCTCCGTGTCCCGGGCCCGGCAGTCCGGCCGGCGTCCTGGCGCCATGCTGCGCGCGCGCCACGCGCTGTTCGACCGGCTGGTCTACGGCAAGCTGCGCGACGCCATGGGCGGGCGGGTCGACTACGCGATCTCGGGGGGCGCTCCGCTCGGCGAGCGGCTCGCGCACTTCTTCTCGGGAATCGGGCTCGACGTGATCGAGGGCTACGGCCTCACCGAGACGACCGCCGCCCTGTCCGCGACCACGCCCGACGGTCTCAAGATCGGCACGGTCGGGCGGCCGTTCCCGGGGACCGCCGTGCGCGTCGCCGACGACGGCGAGCTGCTGTTCCGTGGTCCGCAGGTCTTCCGCGGCTACTGGAAGGCCCCGGAGGCGACCGCGGAGGTGCTCGACCCCGACGGCTGGTTCCACACCGGCGACCTCGGCGAGATCGACGACGAGGGCTTCGTCTCGATCACGGGCCGCAAGAAGGAGGTCATCGTCACCGCCGGCGGCAAGAACGTGATCCCGGCCGTCCTCGAGGACGCGGTCCGGGCGCACCCGCTCGTCGGCCAGGTGCTCGTGGTCGGCGACGGGAAGCCGTTCGTGGGCGCGCTCGTGACGCTCGACCACGAGGCCGTCCCCGGGTGGCTCGAGCAGCACGGGCACGACCCGGACACACCGGTCGCACGCCTCACGACCGACGACGAGGTGATCGCCTCGGTCCAGGCTGCCGTCGACGAGGCCAACACCCACGTCTCGCGCGCCGAGTCGATCCGCAAGTTCCGGATCCTTCCGGGCGAGTGGACCGAGGACAGCGGTCACGTCACACCGACGCTGAAGCTCAAGCGCAACATCGTCCTGCGGGATCACCGCGACGACGTCGAGGCGCTCTACACCTGA
- a CDS encoding C40 family peptidase gives MTLRAAVVAGTGVVMMATLTASPSAADPDATNLADAKRQVEKLSHQAEQANERYLELAHEVETARKQIRHLKADVADQKAQVEEIRSEVAGVIADQLTSSPMGTTTQLLNSDDADDFLEGLTVLQSYNATQADQLSSFEDETARLKSRTKMLKSKLAVISDAEEEMDEQQEKLDEKVAEAEALVERLTPVEREQVYGGDTQTSRDGDRPSAPKVDASGRAKAAIDFALAQLGEPYSYGAAGPSSWDCSGLTMAAYGAAGVSLPHSSSAQAGMGTSVSTSSMSPGDLVFYYSPVSHVGIYIGDGQIVHAPRPGRSVEIVSVNTMPLTGVRRVG, from the coding sequence ATGACGCTGCGTGCAGCCGTCGTCGCCGGGACCGGCGTGGTCATGATGGCCACGCTCACTGCGTCCCCGAGCGCTGCGGATCCTGACGCGACGAACCTCGCCGATGCCAAGCGACAGGTCGAGAAGCTCAGCCACCAGGCGGAGCAGGCCAACGAGCGCTACCTCGAGCTCGCGCACGAGGTGGAGACGGCTCGCAAGCAGATCCGGCACCTGAAGGCCGACGTCGCCGACCAGAAGGCGCAGGTCGAGGAGATCCGGTCCGAGGTGGCCGGCGTGATCGCCGACCAGCTCACGAGCTCCCCGATGGGCACGACCACGCAGCTGCTGAACAGCGACGACGCCGACGACTTCCTCGAAGGGCTCACCGTCCTGCAGAGCTACAACGCGACGCAGGCCGACCAGCTCTCGTCGTTCGAGGACGAGACGGCCCGGCTGAAGTCGCGGACCAAGATGCTGAAGTCCAAGCTCGCGGTCATCTCCGACGCCGAGGAGGAGATGGACGAGCAGCAGGAGAAGCTCGACGAGAAGGTGGCCGAGGCCGAGGCGCTGGTCGAGCGGCTCACGCCGGTCGAGCGTGAGCAGGTCTACGGCGGGGACACCCAGACGAGCCGCGACGGCGACCGGCCGAGCGCGCCGAAGGTCGACGCCTCCGGGCGGGCCAAGGCCGCGATCGACTTCGCCCTGGCGCAGCTCGGGGAGCCGTACTCCTACGGCGCCGCCGGGCCGAGCAGCTGGGACTGCTCCGGGCTCACCATGGCTGCGTACGGCGCCGCCGGCGTCTCGCTCCCGCACTCGTCCTCGGCGCAGGCAGGGATGGGGACGTCCGTGTCGACCTCGTCGATGAGCCCGGGCGACCTGGTGTTCTACTACAGCCCGGTCAGCCACGTGGGGATCTACATCGGCGACGGGCAGATCGTGCACGCGCCCCGTCCCGGTCGCAGCGTCGAGATCGTCTCGGTCAACACCATGCCGCTGACCGGGGTCCGTCGCGTCGGCTGA
- a CDS encoding DEDD exonuclease domain-containing protein, producing MVAAAPPPRSGPAPGRRDPSPGVQLGIDDLGRPLVDITFCVVDLETTGAGADASITEIGAVKVRAGEVLGEFQTLVDPEGAIPRAVTVLTGITDAMVVDAPRIGEALPSFLEFARGCVLVAHNAPFDIGFLVRAAEQLGLARPRFETVDTVRLARSALLRDEVPNCRLHTLAHHFRATTTPNHRALSDARATVDVLHGLLERVGTLGVSTLEELVAFSAKVAGRQRRKAGLADHLPHAPGVYLFRDRTDQVLYVGTSKDLRTRVRTYFTASETRSRMGEMVALAERVEAIVCATPLEAEIRELRLIRALKPPYNRRSRHPERAVWLTLTNEPWPRLSIVRAPAPDAVAIGPFPRRASAERAASALHETFQVRQCTTRLARRARQSPCVLAELGRCLSPCDGSTTQELYAGEVDRLREAMQSDPTEVVESVRARMRTLSSQGRFEDAAAHRDRLALLLRTASRGQRLRAVAACEEIVAARPAERSPGSWDVHVIRSGRLVASGVLPPRTPSAGWVATLRTTAETVTAGTPAAVAAETDLVVRWLESDGVRLVDLHGDWALPIRGAGRHHTLVAEVEHARAEAVPADERRAGGWRTQHQPPR from the coding sequence ATGGTCGCCGCTGCTCCACCTCCCCGCTCCGGTCCGGCTCCCGGCCGCCGGGACCCGTCGCCCGGCGTCCAGCTCGGGATCGACGACCTGGGCCGCCCCCTGGTCGACATCACGTTCTGCGTCGTCGACCTCGAGACGACGGGCGCGGGAGCCGACGCCTCGATCACCGAGATCGGCGCGGTGAAGGTCCGCGCCGGAGAGGTCCTGGGCGAGTTCCAGACGCTGGTCGACCCCGAGGGCGCGATCCCGCGTGCCGTGACCGTGCTGACCGGCATCACCGACGCGATGGTCGTGGACGCGCCGAGGATCGGCGAGGCGCTGCCCTCGTTCCTCGAGTTCGCGCGGGGCTGCGTCCTGGTCGCGCACAACGCCCCGTTCGACATCGGCTTCCTGGTCCGCGCCGCCGAGCAGCTCGGGCTCGCGCGGCCCCGGTTCGAGACGGTCGACACCGTCCGGCTCGCGCGCAGCGCCCTGCTCCGCGACGAGGTGCCGAACTGTCGGCTCCACACGCTCGCGCACCACTTCCGCGCCACGACGACACCGAACCACCGGGCCCTCAGCGACGCACGCGCGACCGTGGACGTGCTGCACGGCCTGCTCGAGCGGGTCGGCACGCTCGGCGTCAGCACCCTGGAGGAGCTCGTCGCGTTCAGCGCCAAGGTCGCCGGTCGGCAGCGGCGCAAGGCGGGCCTGGCCGACCATCTGCCCCACGCGCCCGGGGTCTACCTGTTTCGCGACCGCACCGACCAGGTGCTCTACGTCGGCACGTCGAAGGACCTGCGCACCCGCGTGCGGACCTACTTCACCGCCAGCGAGACGCGCAGCAGGATGGGCGAGATGGTCGCGCTCGCCGAGCGGGTCGAGGCGATCGTGTGCGCGACACCGCTCGAGGCCGAGATCCGCGAGCTGCGCCTGATCAGGGCCCTCAAGCCTCCCTACAACCGCCGCTCGCGGCACCCGGAGCGCGCCGTCTGGCTCACCTTGACCAACGAGCCGTGGCCCCGGCTGTCGATCGTGCGGGCCCCGGCTCCGGACGCGGTCGCGATCGGACCGTTCCCGCGCCGCGCGAGCGCCGAGCGTGCCGCCTCGGCGCTGCACGAGACCTTCCAGGTGCGCCAGTGCACCACCCGGCTCGCGCGCCGTGCCCGGCAGAGCCCGTGCGTGCTCGCCGAGTTGGGCCGGTGCCTGTCCCCGTGCGACGGCTCGACGACCCAGGAGCTCTACGCCGGCGAGGTGGACCGCCTCCGCGAGGCGATGCAGTCCGACCCGACCGAGGTCGTCGAGTCCGTCCGGGCGCGGATGCGGACGCTCTCCTCCCAGGGCCGCTTCGAGGACGCCGCCGCGCACCGTGACCGCCTGGCCCTGCTCCTGCGCACCGCGAGCCGTGGTCAGCGGCTCCGCGCGGTCGCGGCGTGCGAGGAGATCGTCGCGGCACGCCCCGCGGAGCGGTCTCCCGGCTCGTGGGACGTCCACGTGATCAGGTCGGGCCGGCTGGTCGCCTCAGGGGTGCTGCCACCACGGACGCCCTCCGCCGGGTGGGTCGCGACCCTGCGGACGACCGCGGAGACGGTGACAGCGGGCACACCGGCCGCCGTGGCGGCCGAGACGGACCTGGTCGTGCGCTGGCTCGAGTCCGACGGCGTGCGGCTGGTGGACCTGCACGGCGACTGGGCGCTGCCGATCCGCGGTGCGGGCCGCCACCACACGCTCGTCGCCGAGGTCGAGCACGCGCGTGCCGAGGCCGTGCCTGCGGACGAGCGCCGCGCGGGCGGCTGGCGCACCCAGCACCAGCCCCCGCGGTGA
- a CDS encoding Lrp/AsnC family transcriptional regulator: MITAIVFVNADVARIPEVAEEIAALDGVSEVYSVTGHIDLIALVRVRQHEDVASVVADRLNKVPGVTSTETHIAFRAYSQHDLEAAFSIGVEGA, from the coding sequence GTGATCACTGCGATCGTCTTCGTCAACGCCGACGTCGCCCGCATCCCCGAGGTGGCGGAGGAGATCGCCGCGCTCGACGGCGTCAGCGAGGTCTACTCGGTCACGGGGCACATCGACCTGATCGCGCTGGTGCGGGTCCGCCAGCACGAGGACGTCGCGTCGGTGGTGGCCGACCGCCTCAACAAGGTCCCCGGCGTCACCTCGACCGAGACGCACATCGCCTTCCGGGCGTACTCCCAGCACGACCTCGAGGCGGCGTTCAGCATCGGCGTCGAGGGCGCCTGA
- the trpD gene encoding anthranilate phosphoribosyltransferase, producing MPHAITWPDVLSTLVAGRDLDAGLTAWAMEEILSGNATPAQIAGFAVGLRAKGERVEEVEALAETMYAHARTISVEGRTVDIVGTGGDRARTVNISTMSAVTMAGAGALVVKHGNRAASSSSGAADVLEELGVRLDLAPERVAELAPEVGITFCFAPVFHASFRFTGGPRKELGIPTVFNFLGPLTNPSRPAAMAVGVADARMAAVIAGVFARRGVDALVFRGDDGLDEITTTTTSTIWTVAGPEGDKSVVESTLDPAVLGIEVSGAEALRGGDPAFNADVFLRVLAGEKGPVRDAVVMNAAAGLCAHEGGEDDLLTRLERNVARARESLDSGAARDLLRAWAAASRA from the coding sequence ATGCCGCACGCGATCACCTGGCCCGACGTCCTCTCCACGCTGGTCGCCGGACGCGATCTCGATGCGGGCCTCACGGCCTGGGCGATGGAGGAGATCCTGTCCGGCAACGCGACGCCGGCGCAGATCGCGGGCTTCGCGGTCGGCCTGCGAGCGAAGGGCGAGCGGGTCGAGGAGGTCGAGGCGCTCGCCGAGACGATGTACGCCCACGCCCGCACCATCTCCGTGGAGGGCCGGACCGTCGACATCGTCGGGACCGGCGGCGACCGGGCCCGGACGGTCAACATCTCCACGATGTCCGCCGTCACGATGGCGGGCGCCGGCGCGCTGGTGGTCAAGCACGGCAACCGCGCCGCCTCGAGCTCCAGCGGTGCCGCCGACGTCCTCGAGGAGCTCGGTGTCCGTCTCGACCTCGCGCCCGAGCGCGTGGCGGAGCTGGCGCCCGAGGTCGGGATCACGTTCTGCTTCGCGCCGGTCTTCCACGCGTCGTTCCGCTTCACGGGAGGGCCGCGCAAGGAGCTCGGGATCCCGACGGTCTTCAACTTCCTCGGCCCGCTGACCAACCCGTCGCGGCCGGCGGCGATGGCGGTCGGTGTCGCCGACGCCCGGATGGCGGCGGTCATCGCGGGGGTCTTCGCGCGCCGCGGCGTCGACGCGCTGGTGTTCCGGGGCGACGACGGCCTGGACGAGATCACCACGACGACCACCAGCACGATCTGGACCGTCGCCGGTCCGGAGGGCGACAAGTCCGTCGTCGAGTCGACCCTCGACCCCGCCGTGCTCGGGATCGAGGTGTCGGGTGCGGAGGCCCTGCGAGGCGGCGACCCGGCCTTCAACGCCGACGTGTTCCTCCGGGTCCTGGCGGGGGAGAAGGGTCCCGTCCGGGACGCGGTCGTGATGAACGCCGCTGCGGGGCTGTGCGCGCACGAGGGCGGCGAGGACGACCTGCTGACGCGTCTGGAGAGGAACGTGGCCCGCGCGCGCGAGTCGCTGGACTCCGGTGCCGCGCGCGACCTGCTCCGCGCCTGGGCCGCGGCCTCGCGAGCCTGA
- a CDS encoding cytochrome c oxidase subunit 3 has protein sequence MGTVVWLSSELMFFAALFAAYFTIRAVSPELWDLETAKLNVPFATVNTTILVLSSVTCQWGVFAAEEGKVGRSGSLLNFREWGMREWFALTYLMGAVFVAGQAVEYVELVHHDVTLASSGYGSVFYLATGFHGLHVIGGLIAFLLVIGRTFMARRFTHEQAISAIVVSYYWHFVDIVWVGLFLTIYVLQ, from the coding sequence GTGGGCACGGTGGTGTGGCTCTCGAGCGAGCTGATGTTCTTCGCGGCTCTCTTCGCCGCCTACTTCACGATCCGCGCGGTCAGCCCCGAGCTGTGGGATCTGGAGACCGCGAAGCTCAACGTCCCGTTCGCCACGGTGAACACGACGATCCTCGTCCTGTCGTCGGTCACGTGCCAGTGGGGCGTGTTCGCGGCGGAGGAGGGCAAGGTGGGCCGGAGCGGCTCGCTGCTCAACTTCCGCGAGTGGGGGATGCGTGAGTGGTTCGCGCTCACCTACCTCATGGGTGCCGTCTTCGTCGCCGGCCAGGCGGTCGAGTACGTCGAGCTGGTGCACCACGACGTGACGCTGGCCTCGTCCGGTTACGGATCGGTGTTCTACCTGGCCACGGGCTTCCACGGCCTGCACGTGATCGGCGGTCTGATCGCGTTCCTGCTGGTGATCGGGCGCACCTTCATGGCGCGTCGGTTCACCCACGAGCAGGCGATCTCGGCGATCGTGGTCTCGTACTACTGGCACTTCGTGGACATCGTCTGGGTCGGCCTGTTCCTCACGATCTACGTTCTGCAGTAG
- a CDS encoding c-type cytochrome, protein MRFLSTHRRHPLAGYAVLLFGLLLAGALYYAFSPSSADAQDSASDTTKIDEGRQLFLVGCASCHGMNAEGVTTKSGGNFGPSLIGVGAAAVDFQVGTGRMPMAQTAPQAPRKKVEYDEDEIDALATYVASLGPGPAVPDEEYTDVSDLSQEELTRGGEFFRTNCTACHNSVGAGGALPSGRYAPTLAGVDEKHIYEAMQTGPQQMPVFNDEVITPEDKRAIIGYIKSVQSQPQGGFGGGGVGPVADGMFAWIIGIGGLVLVAIWLAAQGARVKKKRS, encoded by the coding sequence GTGCGGTTCTTGTCCACCCACCGAAGGCACCCGCTGGCGGGGTACGCGGTGCTGCTCTTCGGTCTGCTGCTCGCAGGCGCGTTGTACTACGCGTTCTCCCCGAGCTCCGCGGACGCGCAGGACTCCGCGAGCGACACGACGAAGATCGACGAGGGTCGCCAGCTGTTCCTCGTCGGCTGCGCGAGCTGCCACGGGATGAACGCCGAGGGCGTCACCACCAAGAGCGGCGGCAACTTCGGCCCGTCGCTGATCGGCGTCGGCGCCGCGGCCGTCGACTTCCAGGTCGGCACCGGCCGCATGCCGATGGCGCAGACCGCGCCCCAGGCCCCCCGCAAGAAGGTCGAGTACGACGAGGACGAGATCGACGCCCTCGCGACGTACGTCGCCTCCCTCGGCCCCGGCCCCGCCGTCCCGGACGAGGAGTACACGGACGTCTCGGACCTCTCGCAGGAGGAGCTCACCCGCGGCGGCGAGTTCTTCCGGACCAACTGCACGGCCTGCCACAACTCCGTCGGCGCCGGTGGAGCGCTGCCGAGCGGTCGCTACGCGCCGACGCTGGCGGGCGTGGACGAGAAGCACATCTACGAGGCGATGCAGACCGGGCCTCAGCAGATGCCGGTCTTCAACGACGAGGTGATCACGCCTGAGGACAAGCGCGCGATCATCGGCTACATCAAGTCGGTCCAGTCGCAGCCCCAGGGCGGCTTCGGCGGCGGTGGCGTCGGCCCGGTCGCCGACGGCATGTTCGCCTGGATCATCGGAATCGGCGGTCTGGTGCTGGTCGCGATCTGGCTGGCAGCGCAGGGCGCCCGGGTGAAGAAGAAGAGGTCATGA